CCCCCGGATAAACTTGCTGATAAGCAGCCATTTTTCCTGTTGATCCTCCATGTTGAATAAATTTCACCTCCCGTTGTTGTGGGGATTTAATGCTACTGATAACGGCTGGTTTTAATTATAACGGAGCCAAATAGCAAAACCTAAAAAAAAAAAGCAAAATAATTATCAGATTGTTTTCAGGACCGCAGACGGTGGAGCACCCCGAGAATGGAGATTAAGCTTAGCAGGTACATAGGGGATCTGTCAATTAACCGGAGACGGAGCATTTTCATGGCATTTTTCTGGTGATTATATACGTTTTCCACGCTGATCCCCAGCTCATTTGCCACCTCCACCGGTTTTAGTCCATCCTTATATAGTTTAAAGAATACTGTCCGGCATTTTACAGGAAGATGTCCGGCTGCCTGGAATATTTCAGCAAGCAGTTCACCGCGCATTTGCTCGTACGCCAGATTATCGTCTGCCGCCAGTTCGAAGAAAGCCTGGTTTCTGGCCTCATAACTTTTTCTTGATCGCAGGGCGTCTATACCGGCATTGCGTACTGCAACATATAAAAAGGATCTGATGGCAGGCAGTGTCTGGAATTGCGCGCACCGGTCGAACAGCTGATAAAATGCATCCATCACTACGTCTTCCGCCTCCGCAGAGTTATCTGTCAGCTTCCTGGCAAAGTATATCAATTGACGGTAGTATGTGTCGAAGACATGACTGAATGCCACACGATCACCTTTCTGAAATGCCTGCAAAATTGCCCCGGTATTGTTGTTCATTGCTCCGATAAGTATTTTCGTACCATACCTCTTAAAAGTCTGAGATCTATTGAACAGGGAGGTCGTCTAATATAGGATACCTGTTGGAGTATTCCAAGTTATTATGTATTTTTTTAATTAATGTAGATAGACAACAGGTCAGCTATTTTTCAGAGAAAAGCGGTAAGATAGCCACGCAGGCGTTGCCGCAGGAGTTTAATGGCTTTGGTGATATGATATTCCACGGCTTTCTCGGTGAGCTCAAGATTGCCGGCTATTTCCCGGACCGATTTATTTTCAAAACGGCTAAGACGAAAAACCAGCTGGGTTTTCTCCGGCAGTTCCCGCAGGGTTTTATCAATGGCTTTCAGCAACAACTCCCGGTTCACATCTTCCTCTGTGGTATTAACAAGAGGAGTGGTGTCTAAGGT
The genomic region above belongs to Chitinophaga sp. 180180018-3 and contains:
- a CDS encoding sigma-70 family RNA polymerase sigma factor gives rise to the protein MNNNTGAILQAFQKGDRVAFSHVFDTYYRQLIYFARKLTDNSAEAEDVVMDAFYQLFDRCAQFQTLPAIRSFLYVAVRNAGIDALRSRKSYEARNQAFFELAADDNLAYEQMRGELLAEIFQAAGHLPVKCRTVFFKLYKDGLKPVEVANELGISVENVYNHQKNAMKMLRLRLIDRSPMYLLSLISILGVLHRLRS